The sequence TTAAGTGCAGCCATCCCTGCAAGGCGTGCCATTCAACGAGCGATTGCAGATAAACTGGATGAAGATCGTGAGCGAGCGTTCATTATGAACTTGGCAGAAACACTATTTTAGTTAGGAGTATAGCGAATGTACCGATTCCACCATTCCACTGTTGATACGAATGTATTCCGTCAATTACAGGACTTAGCTACGGTGTTATCCGGGATTCCCGAGCTTACTCTTGCGTATAGTTTTGGTTCGTCTATAGATTTAGTAGAAAGACAAGTGACAGCAAGCAAAGCATGGGATACGGTAAAGCCGGAATACCAAGAGGCCGGCTTAAAGACAGACGTTTATTTGCGAACAATTGGTTCCCTTTATTATACAGATGTAAAAGCAATGCAGGACTTTGTAGAAGGGTTACAGGAGTCTTCTCTAATCAAATTTGCCGGACAGTTATTCACCTTATTTGAAGACATACGGCTGGAGGAGATCATTAAACAGGAACGTCCCGGAACGAAAGAAGTATTTGCTAAAAGAAAAAGTTATTATCAGCATAAGTTTTCCAACGAGCGAATGGCTCATGTGACACGAGGTCTTCCGTTAGATGAGTTATTTTGTCTTATTTATTTAAATTTACAATCTGACCGCCCAGAGCCGGACTTTCCAAGAGCTGTTTCCACACAGCTTGAACAATTAAAACAAATCCGACCGTTCATTTATGAAGTATTTGAAGCAAAAAGCACGGACGATATTACCAGAATTTCATTGGCTATTGTTCATCAATTAGCAACTAATTATACCGACATGATTCATGATTATTTTGTAATACCAATTCAACATGTCGAGATGTTTACGAGAAATACATTATTTGATGAACTGACTCGAACGGATGAATTAGCAAATGATGACAAAGAACGATTAGATGAAGATAAAAATGAATATATTGATGAAACGTTTTCGACATGGCATCGGGAAAATGAAAATAGTGATCGTAAGCAAACCTTTTTGCAGTTTGAATTAGAGGTTGGAACAAAAACAAATATGAAAGGAAAAGGAGCCAGGGAAACCGAAGATGGTGATCAAGCAATGGGAACCATTCAAGGCGCATCAGGACAAACAAAAAACAAAGATTATTCGGATTTGGAAGCATTGGATAAACAGGAAAATAAAAAAGGACAGCGGAGAGAGAATGTGTATGGAGAAGAAAACAGAGATGCGGTTAAATTAATAAAGCCGTCTGTACCCCCAAC is a genomic window of Virgibacillus proomii containing:
- a CDS encoding vWA domain-containing protein; amino-acid sequence: MYRFHHSTVDTNVFRQLQDLATVLSGIPELTLAYSFGSSIDLVERQVTASKAWDTVKPEYQEAGLKTDVYLRTIGSLYYTDVKAMQDFVEGLQESSLIKFAGQLFTLFEDIRLEEIIKQERPGTKEVFAKRKSYYQHKFSNERMAHVTRGLPLDELFCLIYLNLQSDRPEPDFPRAVSTQLEQLKQIRPFIYEVFEAKSTDDITRISLAIVHQLATNYTDMIHDYFVIPIQHVEMFTRNTLFDELTRTDELANDDKERLDEDKNEYIDETFSTWHRENENSDRKQTFLQFELEVGTKTNMKGKGARETEDGDQAMGTIQGASGQTKNKDYSDLEALDKQENKKGQRRENVYGEENRDAVKLIKPSVPPTEKDIALYDEYKKEIEPYKRKLEAILKKTIEHKQNAPRKDVMAGRLSRKLLPVILDEKPRIFYKKNQTSKELDAVFTLLVDCSASMQGKMKETKRGIVLFHEVLKAFHIPHAIVGFWEDAMEVKEYYQPNYFHVIHSFSDSFYEQHGPKIMQLEPQEDNRDGFSIRVATDELAIRREKHKFLLVFSDGEPAAANYNQNGIIDTNLAVIEARKQGIEVIGIFLTNGEVDETEEQFMRNIYGRERALVPNIAELPEHFSPLMKKLLLKVL